One Cryptomeria japonica chromosome 9, Sugi_1.0, whole genome shotgun sequence genomic window carries:
- the LOC131062760 gene encoding bifunctional pinoresinol-lariciresinol reductase 2, protein MEQSSRILIVGGTGYIGRRIVKASIALGHPTFILFRKEVVSDVEKVEMLLSFKKNGAKLVEASFDDQGSLVDAVKQVDVVISAIAGNHMRHYILQQLKLVEAIKEAGNIKRFVPSEFGMDPALMDHAMAPGNIVFIDKLKVREAIEAAAIPHTYISANIFAGYLVGGLAQLGRVMPPSDKVLLYGDGNVKAVWVDEDDVGTYTIKAIDDPHTLNKTMYIRPPLNILSQKEVIEKWEKLSGKSLNKTYISVEDFLAGMEDQPYGEKIGISHFYQMFYKGDLYNFEIGPNGVEASQLYPEVKYTTVDSYLERYL, encoded by the exons ATGGAACAGAGTAGCAGGATCCTTATAGTGGGAGGTACAGGATACATAGGCAGAAGGATTGTAAAAGCCAGCATAGCTCTAGGCCATCCTACTTTCATTTTGTTTAGGAAAGAAGTAGTTTCTGATGTTGAGAAAGTGGAGATGTTATTGTCCTTCAAAAAGAATGGTGCCAAACTGGTGGAG GCTTCATTTGATGATCAAGGAAGCCTTGTAGATGCTGTGAAGCAGGTTGATGTTGTGATAAGTGCAATTGCAGGAAATCACATGCGTCACTACATCCTTCAACAGCTCAAATTGGTGGAGGCCATTAAAGAAGCTGGAAATATTAAG AGGTTTGTTCCTTCAGAATTTGGGATGGATCCAGCATTGATGGACCATGCAATGGCACCTGGAAACATtgtatttattgataaattaaaagTTCGAGAGGCCATAGAAGCTGCAGCAATTCCTCACACTTATATCTCTGCCAACATATTTGCTGGCTACTTGGTTGGTGGATTAGCTCAACTTGGTCGTGTAATGCCTCCTTCGGACAAAGTATTGCTCTATGGAGATGGAAATGTCAAAG CTGTTTGGGTAGATGAAGATGATGTTGGAACATACACAATCAAAGCAATTGATGACCCTCACACCTTGAATAAGACTATGTATATCAGGCCACCTTTGAATATTCTTTCCCAGAAGGAAGTGATAGAAAAATGGGAAAAATTATCAGGAAAGAGCTTGAACAAAACATATATTTCTGTTGAGGATTTTCTTGCAGGCATGGAAG ATCAACCATATGGAGAGAAGATTGGAATATCACATTTCTATCAGATGTTCTACAAAGGAGATCTTTATAATTTTGAAATTGGACCTAATGGAGTAGAAGCTTCCCAACTTTACCCAGAAGTAAAATACACAACAGTAGATTCTTATTTGGAACGCTACCTATGA